A single region of the Planctomycetaceae bacterium genome encodes:
- a CDS encoding sigma-70 family RNA polymerase sigma factor — MLDRLEFSTLIQRVRSGDQSAAAECVRLFEPEIRRAARVRLSDPQLRRIVDSMDICQSVFGRFFVHAASGTLDLDRPEQLLAMLVTMTRNRVTDLARHQQAARRDVRRDTGGAGGLATHPDPHPGPLSDATGRELLAQIHNRLDATERDLADRRGQGQSWPMIAKELGGSPDALRKKLERALDRVREDLGLADPP, encoded by the coding sequence ATGTTGGACCGGCTTGAATTCTCCACTCTGATTCAGCGCGTTCGCAGCGGCGATCAGTCCGCCGCAGCAGAATGTGTGCGACTGTTTGAGCCGGAGATTCGTCGCGCGGCTCGCGTACGTCTGTCCGATCCTCAGCTGCGCCGGATTGTGGATTCGATGGACATCTGCCAGTCGGTGTTTGGCCGGTTTTTTGTCCACGCGGCCAGCGGCACTCTGGACCTGGACCGCCCGGAACAGTTGCTGGCGATGCTGGTGACAATGACTCGCAATCGCGTCACCGATCTGGCTCGGCATCAGCAGGCCGCGCGGCGCGATGTTCGGCGCGACACTGGCGGTGCGGGCGGACTTGCGACGCATCCCGACCCTCACCCCGGACCGCTGTCCGATGCGACAGGCCGTGAACTGCTGGCTCAGATTCACAACCGCCTGGACGCGACCGAAAGAGATCTCGCCGACCGTCGGGGCCAGGGCCAGTCGTGGCCGATGATTGCGAAGGAACTCGGCGGAAGCCCGGACGCCCTGCGAAAGAAGCTGGAACGCGCCCTGGACCGCGTCCGGGAGGACCTTGGCCTGGCGGATCCTCCGTAG